In Aquincola tertiaricarbonis, the genomic stretch CGTGAGCACGTCGTCGCGGTCGCTCAGGTTGGCGTGCTGCCAACCCAGGCTGGCGCGCAGCCGACCGGTGCGCTGGTTGCCGCGGTTGTCCAGCGTGGCGGTCCAGCGTCGCACCGGCTGCTCGGCCACCTCCACCCGGGCATCGGTTTCGCCGGGGTTGGCGCCGGGCTGTAACAGCAGCTGCAACTGCTTGGCCGGGTTTTCGTTGGCCATGGTGATCTGCGCGTCCAGCAGGTTCAGCCGCGGCGTCTGGCCCTCGGTCAGCGCCGGCAGGCTGGCGCGCACGTTGCCTTCGCTGAACTGGCGCTGGCCGGTGACACCCACCCGGGCCAGCCGGCCCTCCACCACGGTGATGGTGATCACCCCATCGGCCGCCGACTGCGGCGCCACGAAGGCCACCACGCCGCCATAGCCGGCCTGGGCGTACAAGGCCTGCAGCGCGGCGGCCGCGCGTTGCAGCTCCTCGGCACTGCGCTCGCCCGTGTAGGGCGCCAGCGCGGCGTCCACCTGGGCGGCCGGCAGCAGGCTGTTGCCCTGCACGCGGAAGCCGGCCACGCGCAGCCGTGGCGTGTCGGCGGGCGCGCTGTCGGCGGGCGGGTTGGGCGCCACCAGCGGCGTGGCCTGTGGCCAGGCCGGTGGGGTGGCCGCCAGGCAGCCGATCAGGGGGATGCACCGCCAGCGCAGGCGGCGGTCCGGGGAAGCATTCATGCCGTCCTTTCGTCCCCGTGCCGGGCGGGGCGGACGAGGATACGCCGGCCCCGTGGCGGCGGGCATCCCGATAAGTGCGCGGGCGGCGTGTCAGGTGGAGCCGCTACCCTTGGCCCATGAGCCTGCATCGCCCCCGCACCGAACCCCTGCCCGCTACCGTGCTTGGTACCACGCTCGACATCATGCCCGGCCTGCCGCGTCGCCAGCTGCTGAAGCTGGCCGCCGGCGCCGGGGCCGCCGCCTGCCTGCCGGCCGCCGTGCGCGCCCAGGCCACCTGGCCCAGCCATGCGGTGCGGCTGGTGGTGCCCTTCGCGCCTGGCGGCAGCTCCGAGATCGTGGCCCGCGCCACCGCGGCCGAGCTGACCAAGAGCCTGGGCCAGTCGGTGTTCGTCGACAACAAGCCCGGCGGCGCCGGCAACGTGGCCATGGCCGAAGTGGCCCGCGCCGACGACCAGCACACGCTGGTGCTGGGCCACATCGGCACGCTGGCGGTCAACCCGTACATCTTTGCCAAGCTGCCCTACGACCCGGTGCGCGACTTCCGCCCGATCTCGCTGCTGGCCAAGGTGCCCAGCCTGTACGTGGTGCACCCCGACCTGCCGGTCAAGAACCTGCAGGACTTCATCGCGCTGGCACGCAGCAAGCCCGGGCGGCTGAACTACGGCTCGGCCGGCAACGGCAGCGCGGGGCACCTGGCCTTCGAGTACCTGAAGGCGGCCACCGGCACCTTCGTGCTGCACGTGCCCTACCGCGGCACCGGCCCTCAGCTCACCGACCTGATCGCCGGCCGGCTGGACGCGGCGGCGGTGGGCGCGCCGGCCATCCTGCAGTTCATCAAGGCGGGCAAGCTGCGCTGCATTGCCACCGGCACCACGCAGCGCATCGCGCAGCTGCCCGATGTGCCCACCGTGGCCGAGCAGGGCTTCCCCGGCTTTGAGATGACGCAGTGGTACGGCCTGATGGCGCCGGCCAACCTGCAGGCACCCTATGCCGACAAGCTGGCCGCGGCCGCCGCCCGCGCGGTGAAGGAACCGGCCGCGCTGGAGCGGCTGTCGAACGATTCGGCGATTGCCGTGGGCAGCAGCCCGCAGGAGTTCGCCCGCTTCATCGCCGAGGAACAGCGGCGCTGGCAGCCGGTGATCGCGCGGGCCCGCATCAAGCCGGACTGAGGCACCGGGCCGGGCTACCGGCTCAGGTCACGGGTGCCGGGTTGAACAGCACCAGCGCGTTGTGCAGCTTCCAGTGCTCGGCCCAGGTCTTGCGGCCGCTGGCCACGTCCAGCATCAGGTGGAACAGCTCCCAGCCCACCTCCTCGATGGTCTTGTCGCCGGTGGCGATGCGGCCGGCGTCCACGTCCATCAGGTCGTGCCAGCGCCGCGCCAGGTCGCTGCGGGTGGCCACCTTGATCACCGGCACCTGGGCCAGCCCGTAGGGCGTGCCGCGGCCGGTGGTGAACACATGCAGGTTCATGCCGGCGGCCATCTGCAGCGTGCCGCAGATGAAGTCGCTGGCCGGCGTGGCGGCGTACAGCAGGCCGCGGGTGGTGGCCTTCTCGCCCGGTGACACCACGCCCGAGATCGGCGCGCTGCCGCTCTTGACGATGGAGCCCATCGCCTTCTCGACGATGTTGGACAGGCCGCCCTTCTTGTTGCCCGGCGTGGTGTTGGCGCTGCGGTCCACGCGGCCGCGGGCGAGGTAGGCGTCGTACCAGGCCATCTCGCGCACCATGGCCTCGGCCACCTCGGGCGTCGTGGCGCGGGCGGTGAGCTGGGCGATGCCGTCGCGCACCTCGGTCACTTCCGAGAACATCACCGTGGCGCCGGCGCGCACCAGCAGGTCGGTGCAGTAGCCCACCGCCGGGTTGGCGGTGACGCCCGAAAAGGCATCGCTGCCGCCGCATTGCACGCCCACCACCAGCTCGCTGGCGGGCACGGTCTCGCGGCGGCGGCGGTTCAGGCGTTCCAGGTGCAGCTCGGCCTGGCGCATCACCGCGTCGATCATCGACATGAAGCCGACGTGCGCCTCGTCCTGCAGGCAGGTGACGTCCAGCCGCGGCTCAGCCGTGGTGCCCACGTCGGCCACGTTGCGCTCGTCCACCAGCGCGATGCTGCCGGGTGGCAGCAGCCGCTCGGGCTGCAGCTTCTCGCAGCCCAGGCTCACCACCATCACCTCACCACCGAAGTTGGGGTTGAGGCTGATGTTGCGCAGCGTGCGGATGGGGATGACGGCATCGGGCGCGTCGATGGCCACGCCGCAGCCGTAGCTGTGTTCCAGCGCCACCACGTCGTCCACGTTCGGGTAGCGCGGCAGCAGCTCGGCCTTGATGCGCTGCACCGCGAAGTCGGTAACGCCGGCCACGCACTGCACCGTCTGCGTGATGGCCAGGATGTTGCGCGTGCCCACCGAGCCGTCCGGGTTGCGGTAGCCCTGGAAGGTGAAGCCTTCCAGCGGCGGCTGCGGCTCGGGCTGGACGGTGGCCATCGGCAGGTCGTCCAGCGAGCGGGCGTCGGGCATGCGCAGCAGGCGTTCATGCACCCAGCGGCCGGCCTCGATGGGCTGGGCGGCATAGCCGATGGCCACGTCGTAGCGGCGCACCGCATCGCCTTCGGCCAGGTCCACCAGCGCCACCTTGTGGCCTTGCGGCACCTGGTCGCGCAGCACCAGCCCCGAGGGCAGCACCGTGCCCGGCGGCAGGCCGCCATCGTTGGCCACAATGGCGACGTTGTCGCGCGGGTGCATCGAGATGAGCAGCGGCGCGCGCGCCGCGGAGGGGGTGTCGGGCTTCACTTGTCTAGTCAACCTTGACGTTGCCGTCCTTCACGATCTTGGCCCACTTGGCCTGCTCGCCGCGCTGGAAGGCGGCGAACTGCTCGGCCGTGTTGGGCGAGTATTCCAGGCCCAGGCCGTCCATGCGGGCCTTGGTGTCGGGTTGGGCGATGATCCTGGCCAGCTCGGCATTGAGCTTGTTGACGATGGCCGGCGGCGTGCCGGCCGGTGCGTACAGCGCCTGCCAGCTGGCCACGTCGAAGCCGGCGATGCCCGCCTCCTGCATCGTGGGCACGTCGGGCAGCACCGCGCTGCGCCTGGCGCTGGTCACGGCCAGCGCCTTCACCTTGCCGGCCTTGATCTGCGGCAGCGCCACCAGCGCGGTCTCGAAGCTCATCGGCACCTGGCCGCCCATCACGTCCTGGATGGCGGGGGCGCTGCCCTTGTAGGGCACGTGGGTGATGTCGACGCCGGCCAGCAGCTTGAAGGTCTCGCCCGACAGGTGCTGCGAGGTGCCCTGGCCGGCCGAGGCGAACTGCAGCGTGCCCGGCTTGCTCTTGGCCGCGGCCACCACGTCCTTGACCGTCTTGAAGGGCTGCTCGGGGCCCACCAGCAGCACGTTGCTGATGCTGCCCAGCAGCATCACCGGCGCGAAGTCCTTGGCGGCGTTGTACGGGATCTTGGGCAGCAGCGCCGGGTTGATGGCGTGGGTGGCGATGGTGCCCAGCAGCAGGGTGTAGCCGTCGGCCGGCGACTTGGCCACGCTGTCCGCGCCGATCACGCCGCCGGCGCCGGCCTTGTTGTCGATGATGACCGTCTGCTTCAGCGCCGTCTGCAGCTGTGCGCCCAGCGCGCGGGCCAGCACGTCGGAGGTGCCGCCGGCCGCGAAGGGCACGACGATGCGGATCGGCTTGGCCGGCCAGTCGTCCTGCGCGCTGGCAGGCAGGGCGAGCAGGGCGCCGAAGGCCGCCATGCAGGCAGCGCCGAGGAACGAAGAAACAGCCATTTTGTCTCCGGTACTGGTAGGTTGTCGTACAACATCTTCGTGCTCGAAGGGTTCATCGTCAAGCGGGATCGCCCTGTTTTCCTTGTACGCAGTAATACCGATGTCGCCAGGTCTTGAGTTCCAAGCGGCTTACGTTGTACGATGACCGACAACAAACACCGCTTTTCAACCGGAGAACCCATGAGCCCCCAGGAACTCAAGCAAGCCATGTCGTCGGGTCTGCTGTCCTTTCCGCTGACCGACTTCACTGCCGACCTGAAGTTCGACCCGCGCGGCTATGCCCAGCGGCTGGAATGGCTGATGCCCTATGGCGCGACCGTGCTGTTCGCGGCCGGCGGCACGGGTGAGTTCTTTTCGCTGGAGCCGGTGGAGTTCAGCCAGGTGATCAAGGTGGCCAGCGAAACCTGCCGCGGCCAGGTGCCCATCGTCGCCGGTGCCGGCGGCGGCACCACGCTGGCGGTGCGTTACGCGCAGGAAGCCGAGCGCGCCGGTGCCCAGGGCATCCTGCTGCTGCCGCACTACCTGACCGAAGCCACGCAGGAAGGCCTGTTCCAGCATGCCAAGGCGGTGTGCGACAGCGTGAAGATCGGCGTCATCGTCTACAACCGCGGCGCTTCGCGCTATGCCCCCGAGACGCTGCAACGCCTGGTGGACGCCTGCCCGAACATGATCGGCTACAAGGACGGCGTGGGCGACATCGAGAAGATGGTGGGCGTGCGCCGTGCACTGGGCGACCGTGTGGCCTACCTGGGCGGCCTGCCCACCGCCGAGGTGTATGCCGCAGCCTATGCCGCGCTGGGCGTGCCGGTGTATTCGTCGGCCGTCTTCAACTTCATCCCGCGCACGGCGATGGACTTCTACAACGCGCTGGCCGCCGGCGACACCGCCACCACCGATCGCCTGATCGACCAGTTCTTCCTGCCTTACCTGGCCATCCGCAACCGCGGCGAAGGCTATGCGGTGAGCATCGTCAAGGCCGGTGCCACCATCGTCGGTCATGGTGCCGGCCCGGTGCGCCCGCCGCTGTCGGACCTCAAGGCCGCCGAGTTCGAGGAACTCAAGGCCCTCATCGCCACCCTCGGCCCGCAGTGAGCAGGACCCGGCCATGCACAAGAACCTGATCGGCGGCGAATGGGTGGCGGGTGCCCGCACCAGCCGCAACATCAATCCGTCGGACACGCGTGACCTGATCGGTGAATACGCCCAGGCCGATGCCGCCCAGGCCCGCCAGGCCATCGCCGCCGCCCATGCGGCCGCGCCGGCCTGGGGCCTGTCCACGCCACAGCAGCGCTTCGACGTGCTGGACGCCGCAGGCAGCGAGATCCTGGCCCGCAAGGCCGAGCTGGGCGATCTGCTGGCCCGCGAAGAAGGCAAGACCCTGCCCGAGGCGATCGGCGAAGTGGCCCGTGCCGGCGCCATCTTCAAGTTCTTCGCCGGTGAGGCGCTGCGCCCCGGCGGCGAGTTGATGCCCTCGGTGCGCCCCGGCGTGGGCGTGGAGATCACGCGTGAACCGGTGGGCGTGGTGGGCCTGATCACGCCCTGGAACTTCCCCATCGCCATCCCGGCCTGGAAGATCGCGCCGGCGCTGGCCCATGGCAATGCGGTGGTGTTCAAGCCGGCCGACCTGGTGCCGGGCTCGGCCTGGGCGCTGGCCGACATCCTGTCGCGCAGCGGCCTGCCGGCCGGCGTGTTCAACCTGGTGATGGGCCGCGGCTCCGAGGTGGGCGCGGTGCTGCTGGAAGACCCGCGCGTCACCGCCATCAGCTTCACGGGGTCCGTGGCCACCGGCCAGCGCGTGGCGCAAGCCTGCGTGGCCCGCATGGCCAAGTTCCAGCTCGAGATGGGCGGCAAGAACCCCTTCGTGGTGCTGGACGATGCCGACCTGGACGTGGCGGTGAATGCGGCCGTCAACAGCGGCTTCTTCTCGACCGGCCAGCGCTGCACGGCGTCCAGCCGCATCATCGTCACCGAAGGCATCCACGACCGTTTCGTGGCGGCGGTGGCCGCGCGCATCCAGACCCTGAAGGTGGACGATGCCCGCAAGCCGGGCACCGACATCGGCCCGGTGGTGGACGAGAAGCAGCTGGCGCAGGACCTGAAGTACATCGGCATCGGCCAGCAGGAAGGTGCGCGGC encodes the following:
- a CDS encoding Bug family tripartite tricarboxylate transporter substrate binding protein; this encodes MPGLPRRQLLKLAAGAGAAACLPAAVRAQATWPSHAVRLVVPFAPGGSSEIVARATAAELTKSLGQSVFVDNKPGGAGNVAMAEVARADDQHTLVLGHIGTLAVNPYIFAKLPYDPVRDFRPISLLAKVPSLYVVHPDLPVKNLQDFIALARSKPGRLNYGSAGNGSAGHLAFEYLKAATGTFVLHVPYRGTGPQLTDLIAGRLDAAAVGAPAILQFIKAGKLRCIATGTTQRIAQLPDVPTVAEQGFPGFEMTQWYGLMAPANLQAPYADKLAAAAARAVKEPAALERLSNDSAIAVGSSPQEFARFIAEEQRRWQPVIARARIKPD
- the garD gene encoding galactarate dehydratase — its product is MHPRDNVAIVANDGGLPPGTVLPSGLVLRDQVPQGHKVALVDLAEGDAVRRYDVAIGYAAQPIEAGRWVHERLLRMPDARSLDDLPMATVQPEPQPPLEGFTFQGYRNPDGSVGTRNILAITQTVQCVAGVTDFAVQRIKAELLPRYPNVDDVVALEHSYGCGVAIDAPDAVIPIRTLRNISLNPNFGGEVMVVSLGCEKLQPERLLPPGSIALVDERNVADVGTTAEPRLDVTCLQDEAHVGFMSMIDAVMRQAELHLERLNRRRRETVPASELVVGVQCGGSDAFSGVTANPAVGYCTDLLVRAGATVMFSEVTEVRDGIAQLTARATTPEVAEAMVREMAWYDAYLARGRVDRSANTTPGNKKGGLSNIVEKAMGSIVKSGSAPISGVVSPGEKATTRGLLYAATPASDFICGTLQMAAGMNLHVFTTGRGTPYGLAQVPVIKVATRSDLARRWHDLMDVDAGRIATGDKTIEEVGWELFHLMLDVASGRKTWAEHWKLHNALVLFNPAPVT
- a CDS encoding Bug family tripartite tricarboxylate transporter substrate binding protein, which produces MAVSSFLGAACMAAFGALLALPASAQDDWPAKPIRIVVPFAAGGTSDVLARALGAQLQTALKQTVIIDNKAGAGGVIGADSVAKSPADGYTLLLGTIATHAINPALLPKIPYNAAKDFAPVMLLGSISNVLLVGPEQPFKTVKDVVAAAKSKPGTLQFASAGQGTSQHLSGETFKLLAGVDITHVPYKGSAPAIQDVMGGQVPMSFETALVALPQIKAGKVKALAVTSARRSAVLPDVPTMQEAGIAGFDVASWQALYAPAGTPPAIVNKLNAELARIIAQPDTKARMDGLGLEYSPNTAEQFAAFQRGEQAKWAKIVKDGNVKVD
- the kdgD gene encoding 5-dehydro-4-deoxyglucarate dehydratase, giving the protein MSPQELKQAMSSGLLSFPLTDFTADLKFDPRGYAQRLEWLMPYGATVLFAAGGTGEFFSLEPVEFSQVIKVASETCRGQVPIVAGAGGGTTLAVRYAQEAERAGAQGILLLPHYLTEATQEGLFQHAKAVCDSVKIGVIVYNRGASRYAPETLQRLVDACPNMIGYKDGVGDIEKMVGVRRALGDRVAYLGGLPTAEVYAAAYAALGVPVYSSAVFNFIPRTAMDFYNALAAGDTATTDRLIDQFFLPYLAIRNRGEGYAVSIVKAGATIVGHGAGPVRPPLSDLKAAEFEELKALIATLGPQ
- a CDS encoding aldehyde dehydrogenase family protein — protein: MHKNLIGGEWVAGARTSRNINPSDTRDLIGEYAQADAAQARQAIAAAHAAAPAWGLSTPQQRFDVLDAAGSEILARKAELGDLLAREEGKTLPEAIGEVARAGAIFKFFAGEALRPGGELMPSVRPGVGVEITREPVGVVGLITPWNFPIAIPAWKIAPALAHGNAVVFKPADLVPGSAWALADILSRSGLPAGVFNLVMGRGSEVGAVLLEDPRVTAISFTGSVATGQRVAQACVARMAKFQLEMGGKNPFVVLDDADLDVAVNAAVNSGFFSTGQRCTASSRIIVTEGIHDRFVAAVAARIQTLKVDDARKPGTDIGPVVDEKQLAQDLKYIGIGQQEGARLVAGGQAIATNADGAPGFYLQPALFAETTPGMRINTEEIFGPVVSVLRAKNYEEALALANDTPFGLASGIATTSLKHATHFKRHAQAGMVMVNLPTAGVDYHVPFGGRKGSSYGPREQGRYAAEFFTTVKTAYTQA